The region AATCCCTCTCAATCAGCAGTTAGAACACCATTAGAAGTGTGTAGTgatgtctgtatctgcagagaccctgccctctgcctgtattttctcttgtctttttctttttctgttggtGAGTGTGGGACGTTTGTGGGCATCAACAAAGAGCCTTTGGGCCCCACTTGGGTGTGGAAACTACAGCCAATAACAGCGTGCAGGTTGTGAAGCCCGTTTTCATTTCCAACCACCGCTTTGCCCCTCACGTCCCGTATCGACACACATGTCtaactgacacagacacacagaatggACAGGATGAAGCACTGCATTCACTCATATTCCCCACTgaggtgtgggtgtgtttatttgtgcgtTAAAACATAAAGCACAAATTTCCGAATAAGAATTTAACAAATCCGAAAAGATCGTTTTAttcctctgattcactgctttgtacggcactccctctcttcattcactctctagctcgctcgacTACTGCtgtgttctctctctcgctctgacCCAAGGAGGAAGGGCCAACATTGAACACTGTGTTTACAGACAGTAAAGCGATACTCACTACATATTCTACCTTTAACACATTTAGCAGAAACTATAGTTTGTCACAGTCTAAGCAAATACACGTACATACACAGTATAGATCTGATATATTGGTCTGCAAGTATCTTTAGATACATGGACAGTACAAATTACAGTTATTGTCATATGCTTTAAATACAAATCCAGTATTTCCATAGGTTAAAAATTGTTTTTACTccgattttcttttctctcattgTAGACAGGAAGAGACACATGCTACAGCGATTGTAGTAGTAATATTATTTCATAGCCTGGGGTTCACTCCTTTACTGTTGCAGAAACTTTTTTAGTTTAGAAACGTTTAGAAACGTTTTAGGATGGTTACTGTCTGACCCACTGTCACACACATAATTGCTTCTTACAGATCATCAGGaacaattactgttttctgaaatgcactgattaaatgaatCATGATAAAAACCCATCATCAATTATTGGTTTTCATCATTGAAACAATACCAAACACAAAATATGAGTTATACCAGGAAAGATTTTAGTGAATTGATTTTTAGCCTTCAGATAACTGAGATGTGTTGCATGTACTTTTTGTTATGTTAGTTTACACCACAAATGAGCCACACCTTAGGAGACCTAAAACCTGATCCCACCTGTCCCGTCGGCACAGACTGCTGGCTCTTCTAATGCAGGTCAGTAGGTCTGTAGCTTTTGCTTGCATTAATCCTCTGCCCTTTCCTCCATAGAACATGGCCCTGCCCTCTGTGATGGTGTTGCCCCTGCTAATTGTCGTGGCGGCTGGGGTCTACTACATCTACAATGAGGTCCTGCAGTTTATGTCCAAGTCCTTAGTGCGAAACAAAGTGGTGGTGATCACTGATGCTGTGTCTGGGGTGGGAACTGGTAATCCtgcttgtgtttttaatatttaaccTTACTTTATTGCCATAAAGATTTTTTTACcatgtctgtcagcaggatgtCTCAATGGCAAATTCAATGAAATTGAAGACTTGTAATCCTTGGGGGCTAAGGAACAATTGACTTGTGGTGATATAGATCTTGGATTTGTGTCATTTGATGATTATTGAATTGTAGCCATGACTAAAAATAATGGAGACTGACTCAATTCAAAGTGTGTTGCTTTGAACTGCATGTTTATGgcaattgtttgacattttagggtATACaattattcgctttcttgccgagagagaagatcaataccactctacATTAATGAGTGAGctgttttgttctctttttttaagctttggacagagctaggctagctcTTTCCTGCCTACTTTAAGTCTTTCTGCTAAGCTAAGCCTCTTGGCTCTGGCTTCATACGTAGAGACATGAGATTGGTTTCAAGAGTAGAAACGACAATTTGTAGTTTATACAGGGCAATATTTAGGGGGTAACGCTGGGGGTGTCTCTCCTCAGCCTTTTCTTTCTATTCGCTCCTTTTTTCCTCCAACTCTCACTTCTTtcacttctcttcctctccactTTCCTGAACCTGACctatcaattcaattcaatttcaatttcatcAATTAGTATCAGCTGAACTAGGGGCAACATCTTCCCCCCATGAACTCCCCAAGAGTCTCTCCCATGTTAGTCCTGCAGGGTCGCTTCAAtatgttaagctaagctaatcagcagctacctgtagcttcatatttagcataggCTACAGGCATGACAGTGGTATCAATTTTCTTATCCAACTCttagcaagaaagcgaataagtgtatatcacaaaatgtcaaactattttttcttttgtttctgttcAGAGTGTGCCCATCTCTTCCATAAGGGTGGTGCCAGACTGATCCTGTGTGGGACTAGCTGGGATCAGCTGGAGTCACTGTATGACTATCTGACTAATGATGCTGACCCCAGAGAGGTGaggaaatgaaataaataaaaatgatgcaTTCTGGTATTCATTTAAGTTTGAAACATAAACATGCCATACTCTGAGTTGACCCTTCCACACTAAAACCATTACTCTTTTTTGTGGTGATGATTTATCTTTTTGGCAAACTACCCAGCTGAGATACAAATCTTTCACTACTGCTCCAATAAAAACTAGCCTACCGTCTCATGTCTATTAGTATACTCTGGAAACTTTGGCAGTATAGTGACAATTCTTATGGGAGAGCAAAGACTTTTCCAAAAATTACTCAAATAGCGAATTAACACATGACACTGACATGACATGGCGGATTTACAATTTTAAGAAAGAGAATAGCCGGTTCTGTCCTTGTTTTTATCATAATCCTCTGCTCTGTTGCGACCTTCCACATCACCACTTCCTCCTTTTGTCAACAGAATAACAGGATATCCTCTCTTACAGCCCACTGTCCTCCATGGATCTTCTATACACAGGACAGAATCTAGCTATATGGAAAAAGTACATAAATGGATAACAACATAATCTAATAAGCAAACATATGAACTCATGGCTATTTATTAGCTGTTGATGAGACAAAACAAATCCATTTCTCGTTACTGTTGAAATTGTTTTCCTGTGGATTAACATTGACTGAAGCTCACTTGCCTTTGTTGTTCCCACTGCAGAATCTATTGTAAATGTGCTTGATGTTTTCACTCCAGTGTATTGGTACTGCTATGACAAGCAGTATCTGTGAGGTATTTTCAATGTTaagtaaatatatttatttcactATGTATGGTCACAAAGAAGGTAATTATGAACAACTGGATTGCTGATAATATACCTACACAGAATGAATGGGTTACTGAAGCATATGGAATGGCTAAGTTAGAAAAGGTTTCCTTTAAACTGCAAGAGAATGAGATGGAATGCGATGAAACATGGGCACCAGTCAAAGCATTCTTAAagtgaagagaaaaacaaaagtggAAAAGTGAAAATTGGAAAATGCAAATGTGATTCTTTTGGTGTGATATTAtgtatgtaaaatgtatatgtgatttttgttgaaaaaaaaatgggatAATGTATAGCGAGCAATTGCGAATTAGAACCCATGCAGGACCCCAACATCAATTTTGATGTTGGAACATTTGTCTTGTTATAACTACCCACCATTCAGTTTTACCAAGAAATCTTTCTAACAACACATAATTGTATCTTGCCACCGTATATGAAGAAACCTTCACGTTATTACACAATATCTATGTGCCTAGTTAAGTCAAGAAacttaaaaactatatattattatgaggcattttaagcctttattagAAAGTAGACAGTGGAAGATGAGGAAATGAGGGGAGGCAAATAGAAATGACATACAAAAAAGTTCCCCGGACAGATGTTGACCAGGAATGGTTTGGTTCATGGTCAGTGCCTTAACTCCTAGGCAACCAGGACATCCTGAATCAAGAAACTTACCTCATTAAAATATGTTAAGTTGCTATGTTATATAACAAGACAATTCCATATGTTTttgtaatgtgaaaagagacttTCCTTCATTGGCGAGACAAATTGATAATGACTAGTATGAATATTATGCTTAGGATAAAGCATAAAATATCATTAAAGTACAAATTTGAAGGTTGTgtcaaaatgcaaacaaagacaTAAAATATGCCGACATTACAGATACTGGGTACTTCTGAGTACATCCTTTCCCACATGTTTAgttttacatttagtttttgaTGTGGACAAAAGCATATTTTTAAAAACCAGCCTCACTTTGTTACTAATTAATTAAGTAAAACGTACTGTTATTGAAACATTAAGCAGTTGTTCAGGTCTGTTTTTTCAGGTGTGGAAAGTTAAAATAAGGAAAGTTGGGTTAGGGTAGTCTAGTCCCGCTAGACCTAGATTAAGTCCTAGATTATTGTACATTCTCAAATTGTAATATACATTAAGGTTTATTTTTAGACAAGGCTAATCTGGGAAATCCAAACAGGTTTAATTCAACACTGATCATAATCATAGTGGGTAGCTACACAACAATCAATTCTGCATAAAGTTAAGACAATTCaaacaatgaaataataaaaatattaatatgagataatactttttttttatttattttttttagagctAGATGAGAACATCGATACCACTGGTATCGAtgttcatctaactctcagcaacaaagtgtatttttcaaaatatagaactatccctttaaagtcGAACAATTTTGTAGTTAGTAATAATGAGAAAGAAATGCCATCATAACATCAACATATATTGATATAACCTGAAAACAATTCTGTTGTAAGGAGAAAGTACTCTCATTCTAACAAGAAACTGAGCAAATATGTTTTGTCATGACAGCAACAATCTCGTCAGATTGATGCTTGATGACAAGAACATATTAGTTTGCGAAGTAATACAATACTGTGTCTCCCTAGACATTTGCCCCAAAGCTGGTTATCCTGGACTTCAGTGATATGGACAGCATGGAGAACGTGGTGGCTGAGGTGGTGGAGGGTTACGGCTGTGTGGATGTGTTGATCTGTAACAGCAGCATGAAGCTGAAGGCCCAGGTGCAAAGTGTCTCCCTGGAAATGGACAGAAATATAATGGACATTAACTACTTCGGCCCCAGTACTCTGACCAAAGGTGGGCTGGACATTCCTGAGAAACTCTTCACCAAATAGGCAACCACTACTATTTCTATGATGATGGTTCTtagtgatctttttttttttcattaaaatgctAATATATCAAAATCATGTGGCAGGTGTTCTTCCAACAATGATCTCAAGAAGATCGGGGCACATTGTGCTGGTCAACAGTATCCAGGGAAGACTGGCTGTCCCATTCAGAAGTTCATGTGAGTTGCCAATAAAAGTCTTTATGTGCTTTATGTGCTTGTCAACCAATTTTAAGGGTttgttcacctttttttttttaagattatttttgttttttgggcaCTTTATTTGATAGgcacagcttagacatgaaaggggagagagagggtgaatgacatgcagcaaagggctgcaggtcggagtcgtcCTCGGTTCGTTCACCTTAATTGGAAAACGATATTTGCACACCCTTCTTTTATTGCTAAAAACGATACTCAAGTAGATACTATTACTTTATAGTATTTATATCTATAGTAAGTATTAAATATTAGCAGTAATAGTAAgtattttttaatcataaaaTAGAAGTAAATGCTGTGAGTGGAATAGTATCTACTGAATCACTTCatgagtttgtgttttttttagttttgttttatgttgtgATGAAATGTCACACCATTATCATCGTCTCCTGATTAGATAACTAGTTTATTAGGCACACCTAgataaaactaatgcagtctaatgcaacagtcctgcaataaatccttcCTTCATGAATGTTTAATGTTccgtttttgtttaaattgttttCGAGAGGTGTTCAACTGGATTGTCATTTTGGAGGATGTAGTCATTTGTGTGAACAAGGGTTcatacagagtgtgtgtgtgtgtgtgtgtgtgtgtgtgtgtcggcacTTGTCAGACGCTGCATCTAAGCATGCGGCGCAGGCCTTCTTCGACTGCCTGCGGGCTGAAGTGGAGGAGTTTGGGATAGTCGTCAGCACCATCAGTCATACCTTTATCAACGCCTCTGACCCGCCACCTGTGGAGGAGCCCGCCCCTAAACCAAACACCCTGGCTGCATGTGAGTAAAAGAACCGGTATGGAAGTGACTGAAGTGGTAATATACATGAAAAGTTATTCATAACCAGTTTATGAAATAGATAGGAGGTGTGAGGGCAATTTTCAAATGTTTGAAATATCCATTTTTTGTAGTATATTGACACATCTAAATGTATCTATTCTTCCACAGTTATCACCAGCCAGTTGACCCACGGTGTGCGCCCGTCAGTCCTGGCCAATGAGATTATGCAAACTGTGAacaggaagaagaaggaggttGTACTGGCCCACCCCATCCCTAGGGTGGCCCTCTACCTCCGCTCCCTCTTCCCCTCCTTCTTCTTTGCTGTGCTGGCTGCTGGAGTGAAGGACTCAGTCCTGGCTGAGCAGATGCAGTAAGAGAAAATCTGAAATGGAATCATAAAGAGAtgtgaaataaaacaagaattGTTTGGAAATTGTAGATATGTAATAGTATATGCTTGGTTGGCacagcaggggatgctttaggggcaTGGTTACATATGTATATGCTGGAGCTCTACACAGGCCCAAAAATCTAGGCTCTGGCCCAGCTCTGGCCTGAGACGCTCAGGCCCTAGCCTGGCCGACAGCTTATCAGAATTTTTGGCCCGAGCCTGAATGgagccagtgttttttttctttttcctcctccccATAACACAGTCTACAATACTGTTGCAGTCATTAAAGTAGTTCACTTTTGCATTTAATGGCAAAGTGgttatattttgtttcatttcgaATCATCTTAACAACAAATCTATTAGAGAATGAGACCTTGTTAAAGCCATAAATTCCAAAATTTAAATCtacatgaaaaacatttttatttttcacactcTTTTGTTCTTTAACTGTTTTGTTCTTTAACCCCATATGTTGCACAGGAAGACTCATAGTTAGTGGCCAAGTCTGCCATTCCCACACTGTATTTAAATTGCCTTTACATGCAAAACAATGTATTCTTGTAATCCAGCCTCACTGTTAACTGTTATCGCCTCCTACCAGAGCAAACAGCAAATCAAATAAAAGTAATCTTGCATTTTGCCATGTGTTTTTCACTTGACCAGAATTACAGATTGATGTAATGCACTGTATGTACggaaatacagtacatgtggtGTTCACTGTTAGTATTTGCAGATGAAAGACCCAGTGATAGGCTATTTGCAGGGATATGCAGTGGTGGATTGTAACTAAGTTTATTTAGTCAAGAACTATACTTAAGTagattttgaggtacttgtactttactttagaATTTAAATGTTATGCTAGTTTATGGAAGCAACAAAAAGGATTTCAATCTTGTAAGCAACTGAATAACTGTTTGTGAAATGTACTCACTTCACctatctgcatttatgtttaTTCCCCTCTTTCAGAAGATAATCTAAATTCAGACATACAAGTGTTCAATATTCAAAAAACTTCAAGTTGCTTAGATTTAGTTCGTCATTTTCATGCTGAAAGACACCAATAttgaatatcacaatatttaaaCTTGAACATCCAGCCTGATGAACAATCAAGCTTGAATGGAATTGATCAGACATTtgtcttcatcttcatcatatGATCAACATTGTAGTTGAATTTCacaattattaatttattaattttcatatatgtaatatatatatatatatatatatatatatatatatatatatatatatatatatatatatatatatttatactttataGTTCTATTCCACAACATGAGAGAAAAAGATTGTGCTTGTTActgtactacatttatctgacagcaataattacattatatatacaatTAGTATTTTACATATAACGCAAGCGTCAGTtcataaaatattatataattgTTACAAATTAAACTGCCCAACAATATATCAAAAGGTTAAACTAGCTCAATCTCAACCAgttgcaacattaaaatgcagtTAATACAGCCGTAATAATAAATCATGTAGATTTTGCTAATAATACTTTAAATATAAACTAGCCTGAATGAAGGACTTTTGGGAGGATTTTTCTATTGAGGGTTTTATTACGTTTACTTAACGTTTTACTTACTTTAGTAaataatcaaattttttttcttctgaataaaataaaagtagatTTTAGGTTATTCATATCCATTATTTTCCATATCATCAGAAGGCAAGGGTTTGACTGAATGGattatttcagtattttattCAGCACTGCTCCCAGTAGACCAcatggacaaaacacacacaccagggctgataaaataataaaataaaaaatgtgactgtccaataaatacattttactatttactatttaatatttactctctttaattatatttattactGTGTGTTAACTTTTCCACTTTTCCTCTTATctcttgctgctgcaacagtgtgaatttccccattgtgggattaataaaggattctgaatcttgaatcttttgAATCTATGTTATCACACACTGGAGTGAAGTATGGATGTTTTCGATTAGGAATGACTTTCTCCATATGTCCTCTAGGTGGCAGCAATGTATTCGTAATGATACTGTCTAACTCGTGAATGCTGAAGAGATCAGCCTTTGCAGACCTCCTTTCACTATCAATTGTtaccgtttttttcaattgctaatAAGCGTTTAcctatactttttttaaacttttaacacAGTAACACACCTACCTCACACAATTAGTCAAATAGTTAATTTTCTGCTCAAAACcacattttgttcattaaataacaactctacataaaaaaaaaaaaaaaaagttcattttagaAATGGGTTAATTGACTGCATATTTTGTGGTAACAACATGAATTGTGTTAATGATACGGCCTGAACAGACCCGCTAATTGtgtttagagttttgaaaatgtgactACGGACTGGACAAAAGGATGCTGGCGATTGCAAAAAAACCCTGTAATTTCCGGCAAGGCGCATGAATTAACCCTAAATTGTCAACTATGAAACAACTGATGAATAGACATGAAATAATGAACTCTGAATTGTTGTGAATACTATTCATTGGCTCCTcttatgtgaaataaaaaaaataataaaacaattgaagggttctttaaataaataatttctcTACAAAAAATGCTGTATACGAAAGACCTTCAGGCAGCTATGACGTTCACACAGATGCAATACGTCCTTTTACGTGCCCCTCAGATTTATTGCACTCATCACTTCAGGGCTGGAGGACAGAAGCTGCTGCTTGCCTGGTATTATCCTCTAAGGATTACATTGGTGGCATCATTGCTGGtccatgtgtatttgtatttggtGATTACTTGATCTATAAAATAACATTTGGTTGATTCTCACATTATATCACTCCAACACTCTGTGACAAAACATTTCTGTGATGTAAACGAGGAGTAAATTTAGAGCAAGCAGCACAAGGCccaagcagtgtgtgtgtgtgtgtgtgtgtgtgtgtgtgtgtgtgtgtgtgtgtgtgcccgtgtgtgtgtgtctgtgtgttggggggggctTTTGGCGTCAAGTCCAGCTGGTATGCGTGAGTCTGTCCTCCAGGTCACTCTTCTCTAGGGAGTTCATCTTTTGTCTCCAGGGCAAAAGGACAGGAATGTGTCTCTAATTTTCACATGAATAAATTCaactttatgacatttccaCCTACCATCAGGAAGGATTTCTTTAGAGCACTCAACTGGACTCTGCAAATTGGAATTTTGATCCAATGCATTAACATGTGTCACACAGCACAGCTTGATTATGTATGTTTCATCGCATGCAATGGAGGTCAGCCCCATATATTAATTGTTTAAGAAGAGTTTCCAGAGAGATCCTAAGCATGTTAGATCATATCAACCATGAAATTGTCAGATTCATCTGTGCTTAAAGGTAAATCAAACCAAAATGCATCGAGGTCTCTAGAATGATCTAAGCCTAATAGTTAATCTCAATCATCTGTCTGGGCTCTCTGTTGAGCAATATGTTGATAAGGCTCAAACCCTATGGCTCAAACACAATGAAGTTGATTGTCATTAGCAATTTTCAGAGTGAGATATCCTGAATGCGAGGCATGACTTATATGTGAGAAGCACCTCGCAGGGACATCTTCGGCTAAGAAATGGTCTTTTCATAAACGAGGTGATCACCCTTATCAATATTTAAAGCTCAGATTATTGACACTAACCTGATTTAAGGAGGTTACGCAGAGGCCATTGTAATGATTCCCTAAGCTTTCACAAAGAACACCAGAGGGGCTGGCTCTTACAATGAAATATTGGTTGATAGCAGACGTTATTGCAGACATTAAGTAATGTCTGCATATGGGTTTCTCTTTGTCCATCTGTTGTTGCTGGGGATATTTGTAATCTGCCCTGTGGTGTAACTGTAAAGAGAGACatataaacaaaatgtatcGAAAACAACTATACTAcgactataccaaaaataactTCAAGAAATGATATAaaattgtatttctatttttgtaatgttctcaatgatttaataatttttttaaataaatggctGGTTTAACCCCTACAGCATCAGGGTTCACCAAGTTTGAaagtataaaaaataacttaaaaaagGAATATTTTTGAATATCCATGTATGAACTCAATTTAAAGTTAatttcaata is a window of Sander vitreus isolate 19-12246 chromosome 21, sanVit1, whole genome shotgun sequence DNA encoding:
- the dhrs7cb gene encoding dehydrogenase/reductase (SDR family) member 7Cb; protein product: MALPSVMVLPLLIVVAAGVYYIYNEVLQFMSKSLVRNKVVVITDAVSGVGTECAHLFHKGGARLILCGTSWDQLESLYDYLTNDADPRETFAPKLVILDFSDMDSMENVVAEVVEGYGCVDVLICNSSMKLKAQVQSVSLEMDRNIMDINYFGPSTLTKGVLPTMISRRSGHIVLVNSIQGRLAVPFRSSYAASKHAAQAFFDCLRAEVEEFGIVVSTISHTFINASDPPPVEEPAPKPNTLAAFITSQLTHGVRPSVLANEIMQTVNRKKKEVVLAHPIPRVALYLRSLFPSFFFAVLAAGVKDSVLAEQMQ